From Pseudomonas sp. stari2, a single genomic window includes:
- the fliE gene encoding flagellar hook-basal body complex protein FliE produces MSQGIEFNRLMMDMKAMQMDAMSKPKSTAAVPEVAGSSFSDMLGQAINKVNDTQQASSQLANAFEIGKSGVDLTDVMISSQKASVSFQALTQVRNKLVQAYQDIMQMPV; encoded by the coding sequence ATGAGCCAAGGTATTGAATTTAATCGGTTGATGATGGACATGAAGGCCATGCAAATGGACGCCATGTCGAAGCCGAAATCGACTGCAGCCGTCCCTGAAGTGGCGGGCAGCAGCTTTTCCGACATGCTCGGTCAGGCCATCAACAAAGTGAACGATACCCAGCAGGCTTCGAGCCAATTGGCCAACGCGTTCGAAATCGGCAAGAGCGGCGTCGATTTGACGGACGTGATGATTTCCTCGCAGAAGGCCAGCGTGTCGTTCCAGGCTCTGACCCAGGTGCGCAACAAACTGGTTCAGGCTTATCAAGACATCATGCAGATGCCGGTTTAA